Genomic DNA from Scylla paramamosain isolate STU-SP2022 chromosome 12, ASM3559412v1, whole genome shotgun sequence:
CCTAATAACTTATCAGGTAGTTAGTGCAGGATCACCAGGGAGTTTTAAGAGGCGACCAGACACGTTCATAGACAGGAATGATAGGTGGACGTGCGTATATAAATTGTCACGTATAGTATATGTACTAGTTTATTATAGTGTTCTGTAACTCCTAATGACAAGTGTTCAAGCCGGTGTGCCCCAAATCAACAGAGCACTTTAGACAACTGCTTTACCGAGGGCATTGTGGACGAGTACTGTTGAGCCTGTAAGCGTGGTCTCCTTCAGGGCATCAAAAGAGAGTGCCACAGTCCTCGCCTGGTCACTGACTCCCAACCTGGTTCCCAACACACCTAGAGGAGTGAATATGATGTGTGAATTGCTCGTGCAGGGCATTCACAGTGATTATACATTAATGCTGTCCGTTATCTGTCTCCGTGATCTCTCGTGGCGTGCAACTATGCCGTTTGTCTTGAAATGGAGTTATGCATTGCCCAATAACGGGAAACTGCTATGATTACCTTCCTGTATTATCGTGGCTAGTCCTTATgagaggcaacacacacacacacacacacacacacacacacacacacacacacacacacacacacacacacacacacacacacacacacatacacacacacgaatatagAGTGACGTACTTGCTAGAGAACCAGAAACGAGAGGGGTGGTGCAGGCCAGCCAAGTCACGCCCAGCACCTTGGCCACAGACGCCATCCCCTGCCTTCAGTTTCTCACCGCCCCAGACACGCGGTGTAGAAGATGAACGGAAGTTGAAATGTGCTGAGGAACAAGAGTAGATACACTGATCTATATCGCTGCAGCAACTGTGGTCATATGGCCCcatcaggaaggaaggagtgacatAGAAGGTGATCAATATGTAATACATCTAATGACCGATTGgttaaagatgaataagaagaggttAATGAGTTATAGCCCCATTTGTTATACTCGCTAGGCTTATCGTGTTAAGCAGTCAGCTTGTTTTGCTTGTCATCTGCTCTATATTGTAAGTAGGGTTAAAGACTTTCCATACATGCTCGTCATTCTTGAAAAAAAACTTATGTGTGGTATATGGGTACAAAGACTGGGAGTGGTGTATTTTTCCAGGTATAATAGAGAGAAGGGCAGATATTGGCAACTTTAAATGAAAACATTTTCGCCATGACATGAAGAATCTCAAGATAATGATGTGGTAAGGAAAACGATGAGTGAAAATAATACAGATCTAAGAAAGTATACTGGCGTTGTTGTTCATCAGCCTGAAATTCACAAACAAAGGTCTCCAACACTTTATAGTATTCAAAGAAGGATTCTTTATATGTATCGATTTCGCATTGACATTCAGGAATGACATCCCAGACATTGATTAGCTTGGTGGTgttagcatgtgtgtgtgtgtgtgtgtgtgtgtgtgtgtgtgtgtgtacgtaaagATGGAATGGTAACAAAATACgaacctaaaataaaaaaataaaaaagtaataataaaaagagcatGCTGCACTTCacatttatccttctcttttgcGAATAACTTATACATATTCCAGAACAAAGACTGACTGGAATAGATGCTTTTAAACTCACAATGCATTCTAGCAGAGTAATATGTTTATTATATTGTCAAGGTAAAAAAGAATGCGTTAAATTATTACATCCACAGTTATAAGGCAATCAAGtataataaatgtaaaattaGCTATTGTATTTTGGAGCAGCAACATGATCTctacatacacaaaaataatcAACAAGGTCTGTTTACTTATTGacgttttttttcatcagtgCAACAGCGTTGACCCTCAGACGAACTGACCTTTCCTACAGGAGGCCTTACTGAAATAAACATTGCCAGGTTACGTGAATCGTTTTGCCTGGCAACTGGAGAAGCCGCGACACTGGAAATGTTAGTTGTTAATTATATTATTcatcttgatgtgtgtgtgtgtgtgtgtgtgtgtgtgtgtgtgtgtgtgtgtgggtgtgtgggtgtgtgtgtgtgtgtgtgtgtgtgtgtgtgtgtgtgtgtgggtgtgtgggtgtgtgtgtgtgtgtgtgtgtatgttagggGGAGAGGGCTGGGTGTGTGATTGTAATCAAAATAttggagtgaaaaaaaacaaaactgcaatgaaatcgaaaaatgaatagataaaatataatCACAAGGGAAATGTGCTGATATTCCATACGCCCTCCATGAGGCCCCACTCCCAAGACCACGCCCAGTACGTGCTGGCGGTGATCCCACGCACGTCTGCACTTTCGTGCTGAGGGCGACCAAATACCaaacttttattaattttgtggaAAGCGTCAGTCACAAGCCTcaagttttgttttccctttgaGCCTAGTCATTGTTAGTAtcattagtatcattattatttttaatttcttacttattgtattatgttttccatgttagaaaataaatgcatacttGGATGAAGGGGTTTGTTCACAGCTCACCCACTTTAGTAGGCAGTTTTGGTGTCCGACATGCGGTGGTATGGAGTCTTGTATCATTACTAGTGGAGGAGTGTCACCTGTGCCGCCGCGACACCCTTTCCGCCACCCTCGCCGCAGCGTCCCCGGCCACCGACTGACGAGTTAGCACCGACATCAATATCTATTTCTGGcagtggtgagtgagtgggtgttgAGGACGACACTTCGCTGGACGAAACGTACTTTTTCGTTCCTatatcgcaaaaaaaaaaaaaaagaaaaaagaaaggtggtGGGCGGGATCTACTAAAGGATTGCATTTACTGTTTTGCCTAATCCCgatacaggaagaaaaaaaaaaaaaccgtaatgATGAAGTGACTGCAGTTGCTGTCTTTTGATCCATGAGTTTGCGCGTTCCTGACCTGCTTTAATACCTGGGAAACTGCTCAGTGTTCCATCCATCGCACAGGGACTGTAAATGAGTACAAAGGGAAATATACATGAAAGTCACATGCTGCAATTTGGGCAATGACCTACACCTCCTCACAAGATTAACTCCTGACACAAATttaaaatattaatgatgataacgataattattttacttctttttgaGTCATGAACATTATTTGAAAGTAATGAGTAGATATATATTGATAAATACAAATCATAgttacaaatatgaaaaaaagtaaagaaaaagtaacaGAGATAAACATCCAAATAAAATACCATCTCATGTCCCTTTTCTGATATCATTAGTGTACATTGTTCCCGTTTCCCACACTTGTCTAATTGTCGGATTAACCTGAGAGACTAAGGAACTgtatcatcataattatcatcaccaGTAACGAGACAATTCTCGGTGTCTCTTATTCCCACGAATTATCAGAACGGTAAGCGGAGGCTGATAATCTtatacaccattttttttttttttttatgtaggagggacaccggccaaggataaaaaaaaatatgctgtGACTGAAAACTTTATAAGTATAGTAGGTAATACACGATCACATGTTCACGTTCTCTCGGAAAAATTATACCGAGAAAAGcagtatttttctatttggaaGAGACGTGACCGCGTTAGAATCGATCAGGTGCAGCCTATGTCTTACGCCGGTCATGTTCAGGCGGTGACAGCAACACGTCACGCAGCCTCGAGTTGATCAAATATCGAGAAGTGGCTCGTCCAAACGTGACTGAAACTTTCGCGTATTATTGGAGTATCttgcgcatacacacacacacacacacacacacacacacacacacacacacacacacacacacacacacacacacacacacacacacacacatttggaaagagaaaaaaaatgtacgtgtGTAAATCTTTACTAACGGCGGAGGGTTTGAGGCCACGCAGGTGTTCATGTGAAAGGGATTTAAAGTTTTCGTAGATCCCAGTATGAGTACCGAAGCTGTCTTCCTTTAACAAAACTCAGACCGCCATATATTTGAAGCACGagttatagttttttttgtttttttgtgtgttcgtctacatgtctctgtctctcttttttctgtctggctatattccttttccttccatgtcAGGTTTGTACATCACCTCATTAGTACCTTGTCGTCTGACACACATGTGCGTAGAGCAATGACCTGCACCTTCTATACGAGTAATATGACACCCGTTAGTGCTCGGCAGATGGCTGGCGGCCTCTTATAATTGAGCGGCGTCTGTTCTGGGGAGCCTCTCGTCACTGGTTACACAACAGAAAGATGAACAGGTGAGTGAGGCACGGGACCGTCTTTTGATCTGAGAAAACTAGACGCAgttaaatgaggaaaagagtTCACGGTTCATAACTTGACCCAGGTCTTCATTTCTTACTAAAACAGCGTGTGGCGGTGTGGCGTCCTTCATGCTCTAGCGCTGAATTGTTTACCCAGAGGTAGTGATAATAAAGGTCCTCGTCATAACAGGAGCTTCTGTTATGGCAAGCGTCGACAATGGAGAGCGCGAAAGTATACGTACTGAACCAATATATTAAGCACATGGAAACTTTTAAAGttataagagaaaagaacaccATTTATTTTACTCAAACAATTATTTTGTCGCCGAATGCCCATCAGTGACTGGTAAAAAAGTTTCAGATTAGTTACACATTTGTGAGAGAAAATATACATCGAACAACAACTGTCACtcctaaataaacaaaagtctTTTCTTGTGGAGACATCATGATTAGAAAACACCTGTTGATGAGTACAGTGGTTAACGAAGCATTTACATTACCACGGGCAATTAGGTCCATCAGTCTTTCTTTCCGGTCTAGGAACGTGCTGGAGTCTAAGAGGGGCGAGTGAGAGCCCGGCGATGTGTTAGGAGAAAGTGTATATACTCTGAGTAACCGGACCAGACCCGCCTCCTGGACCTCAACGCGGCGGAAAGAAAGTCACCTCCACGGTTCCTACCTACCTGACCTACATTGAATCAGCGCTAGATGAGGTCAAGGTGAAGGGAACAGAATACTAAACACTTATCTGCTGTGTGTAGAAACGCCACTTCAAACACTTGGTAAACGTGATGAGTGTTTACATAAGTTTTGATTATCAAGAATGACCTCGTCTAGTTAGAGAGCAATCACCCCATGTAAAAATGCCCTCATAGTGAAcctggtgggaggaagagaaagaggagaggaggaaggggaggaggaggaggagaaggacgcgAGGCTGGGGTCAACCACcgatggagaggaagggagactgCAGGCCGTTGACACACTAACCTACACTCTGCTCACATCTTCCGCATGGATCCCAAAGGTGAAGTTTTAGATTGAAACAAAACATTCACACACTCGTAACTTTATTGAATATTGTATGAAACTCTGATCCATGAATTCACTTCCTTGTGTTTTGTAACCACAGAACACGATtaaccttcttccttctcacttaaATTAGacataagtaaattaataaatatataaataacttaGACGATAAATAAGGTGATCAAAGTATGAGAGCGAAGACTTCTAGAACTAGGAAGGGAGTGAGACACGGTTGCTGGCGTCGCAAGAGTAACacgaaacacagagagagaaaaacctgAGTTATCAAGGTCATGTCTGGCCTTGTGATGCGACGGtgatgtatatgtatgtatgtatgtgtgtgtgtgtgtgtgtgtgtgtgtgtgtgtgtgtgtgtgtgtgtgtgtgtgtgtgtgtgtgtgtgtggagggggaggacgTGCTAGAGAAAGCAGGTAAACATGGAGCAAGCAACACTGAGCAGATTTGGCAACATGCACCGAAGACCAACGTGCCAGGTCAGCTGCCCCAAATGGAGGTGACagggtgaggaagaaaatactAAATGTCTATAAGTAGTCACACTTTGTCCTCTAAAAGATGCCAAGACTTTGGAACGTGAGCGTAGCAACACAACACATGTCACACACAAGGCTATCTATACTGGCGCCTGATACAAGGAATAAGTATAACCGCAGCTTGTATATGTGAGCGTCTGTGTGCGATGATAATTTTGTGATGTTGTTCATTACGGAGGTGACAGTCCTTgtacccttcctctcttttcagtcCTAAGATAAGATTCACATTTCGCTACTCTAGAAGATACATTTTCTAGTTCAAACTGTGCACTGGACCGTACGTCACAAGCTTGAGTATTAATTAATGCCGGGAATCATGATAGGGGATGAAATGAGACTGAAAATAATCAGCAAGACTTGCCAGATGTGAGGAGCTAAATGGGAGAGCCAGGTAGCATCCCAAGATCAGCTGCGCCTCTCTGGGTCAACGGAACAAAAAACTGGTAGTCGTTTTGACCTTCTGGAGTCATTGAACTGGCGGCCCTTACTGACTGGGTGATCCAATTTTCTCTTCACCTAATACGTCCACTATTTTAAGAGAAACGTCCACTATTTTTAGAGAAGTCTTCCCTCATCACCTAAATAGAAGACAACAGACTACGTGTACATTTCTTACACAATGAAGCGATGAGGGGGAAACTTTTCACCAagtttacattttcttctcccACTCGGGAGTTGATAAGAAATGTTTTCAAAAAATGCCTTTTTGTTTGTTGCCTCTGACAAACTGGTCAGTGGCTGCGTTCTTTGTCTCTGTTACTCAAAATCGTGGGAATATACCCCCGTcggaacaattttttttcttttcaatgtcTCTAGCACACTAGCCGAGTTCACATCGAGGGTCAGAGATGCGGACCTCTAGCTGGAGGAGACATCCATAAGGCGAGACACTTTCTGGTAAGTGTTTAGGATGGGCTGGTGGGAGAGCGTGTTGGTGTCCTGGGCACAATCTGAGTACAGGACAAGACAGTTGCCCCCGTCCTGGCCATCTCTTGCTGCCTTTAGGTAGCGGAAGAACCGCAGAATTCTCTCATCAGACACCTTAGGCCTTCTCAGCTCATCCAGAGTTCTGTAAGGCAAGAAACAATCTTTATATGACGGTATTATTGtatagtagtgaaaaaaaatattaatgaataaatgTCACATGTCTTATTTTTTGGCAATCAGATGGGCAGTCCAGACcacaacaaaaattatatattcTTAAGACTTTACTAGAGCAACATCCAGCCTATGGTACATATGGTCATGTGCCACGAGGAAACTATGAAGGATACAATTACTCACACTGTCAGTTGGCGGGAAAGGAAGTCACTGAAAGGTGTGAAGGCTTCTGGGTTCTTGTAGATGTTGCACACCACCTGTAATCAAAACTGTGTTAGTGAGGCAGGATTGCTATACCTTGTGAAATgatgcagctttccttatgtatGTTATTGTATCTTACTCTTACATTTACTGTATATCtactcgtatctctctctctctctctctctctctctctctctctctctctctctctctctctctctctctctctctctctctctctctctctctctctctgtatgtgtgtgtgtgtgtgtgtgtgtgtgtatatacatattagtcatcttttttttttttttaatagaaagTAGGTATCGCTGTTCAATAGAAAGGACATAGTAGTAACAAAGCTCAGCAGCTATATATGTTGGTACTGACCTGCTCCCTGCACCCTTCTCCCTCAACTTTGAGCTGGTGGAAGATGACGTCGATGCGGGAGAGCCTAGATCCGTAGAAGGGATCCAAAGCAAAGACTGGAACGGTGGTGGATGTGAAGGAGGGAGCTTGAGTGGTactggcggtggtagtagtagtggtagtggtggttgatGGCACGGTCACTTCGCTTGGTTTAGGTCCAAGTCCGAAGCCCTATCATGAAAAGAAATACTGTTGTAAAGGAATATTTCTCTTTCAAATGCTTACAGGttcataaaaaaagcaaaacaaaaaaaatccctttAAGAAAATGTAGACGAGAGCTCACCTGGGGCCGACGGTGGTCCACCACCCTTATATTAGTGGGAACGTTGGTTCTGATGCTGCCCCGGCTGAGAACATTAGGTCCAGGGGCGGCAGCGGGTGCCGGCTGGTGGCTCCTCAAGAATTGTGGTCCCACAGGCACGGCCTCTATGATAGCAGTCGGTTTGCTCTCCTCTGCCTGCAAGCTCGCAGTCTGTGAGGAGAGATGTCCTTTGTCACatgaatttaaagaaaatagagGTCTGTTATTCATTTCGTTATTTCGAGGAGACAGAACTGTCTAAATCATAATGAAACTACAAGGTAAAAGTCAGCGGTGAAAAATACTTAACAGACCAGCCAAGTCTCGACTTAGATTTTCGCCCTGAGACTCTCAGACTCACCACTTGCAAACTGTGAGGAAATGATTGGGATTCCTGATGACGGCTCTGTTTTTTCGGCGCCTGTTTCACAGGAGCCTGGTGGGCTTGGGGAGCGACAACGGATGATGACGTCACCACCCTCACGCTCTTCTCCGTCCTCACGAAGACTGCCGGTCGAGGGGTGGTGGGTTCCGTCGGAATATTTTCAGGCGTTGTTTTGAATATgcctggaaaaaagaaatagtgttCTTAGGTTTTAAAAGCAGCGAACAtcagagataagaaaaaaaagttgttataAAATTTGTCCATACCATGATTGCAGTGACACTGTCAATAAATAGAATATATGTATTGATTGTTTTATACATTCCTGTTTGAAACTGCTCGAAACATTTACTCTGATATCGTACCATGACAAATATAAGACATATTCTGCAGTATACGTAAATTTTCGATTGTACTCACTGGAGGTGACGCTTGACACCTTGCGTGTAGTGGTCTCGGGTGACACGCTTGCCAGCCAAGGAATGGGCTTGAAGCCACCGGGGGCGAGCTCCGGCACTGTTGCTGGCTTCCTCTTAGGCACAGGGGTCGGTTTGTCCTTCACTAACAAGTCATCCTGTTTCTGGGGCCTGAAGTTTGGTTTCACCTGTTTAGGTACAAGGACTGACTCGCTAACTGTCTGAGTCCGCACTAGAGGCGTGTCGCCTGACACTGGAGCGTCTGGCTTGATGATGGGCTTAAAACCAGTTTCCGTGGTTGGGGGAGCATTTGTTGTCGGAATGTACACGGGTTGTGGGCTGGGAACCTTTGAGGGCACTGGCACTGGTACTGGCACACTTGCTGGGATAGGGACTTCTTGGCCGTGAAACACCCGGAAGTGAGAGTCTCCGTGGTTATTTTCGCTCTGGAATGTCCCAAATGTATTCGGATGGGTCTTTGTAACAGCGTTGACTGGGCTAGAGTCAGTATCACGAGGTACTTCTACTTGAGGACGGGCGGGGGGAGGCACGCGCTGAGGGGGCAGGCGTCCTGGACGAACCCTACGGCGTTTTGGAGGCCCTCTTTGTGGCGGCGCGTTCTGTACAGCTGGCTTGCGACGTCTCTGTGGAGGAGGTTTAGGCTTCCGACGAGGGGTGGGGGGGACCCTAGGGGCTCCTCTGGGTTTTGCAGGCCTAACAGGTGGATGCCCCGCCGGGCCAACTGGTGGAGGACCGACTTGAGCTAGACCTTGTGGATTAAATGGATAGTTTTTATCGTAGTATTCTTTGTGCTTCAGATACCACTGGTGGTACCACTGAGCgtattttttcttgtaatcCAAGAATTCTTCATCTAATGGCTGATTTTGTGGCGGACCGTCAGTTAGATCCCTTCGCTGGTGTTGGAGGGTAGGAGGCAAGCTGGGAGGACGCAGCTGACGGAAGGGATGGCGCGGCCGGTCAGCGCGGGCCACGGGAGCTGGCGAATCCTCGGACAAGAAGTAGGGGAGAGACAGCAGGCCCGTGAAAAGCGCAACCCAGGCAGGACTGAAGGCTGTGGATGAGAGTTACAGAAATTTATAAAGGAAATTTTATTGTACCTCTATATTAGAGTGTAATAATTGTTTGAATTCTCATCTTGTCTTTTCGTTACAATTATTAAGAATAACTACAGGCACATATGATAGCAATACCgaagaaaattattataatataatgtgaatgttatttttttctatattcgtAAAGAAAATCCAATTCCATAGCCAACAAAACGGTCATTAATGAATGGTAACGAAGtaaattttattttctctgtgatTTCTACGCTTAAACGCGAAACATATTGTCACGTAATTATAGTATGgatgaagaaagtaagagagagagagagagagagagagagagagagagagagagagagagagagagagagagagagagagagagagagagagagagagagatgatacgTGGTGAGTTTGAAAACACCTCATGCTAAAATACCCAAGTTACCTTGAGGCTAAGGAGCCAGCTGATACTTACAGAACAAAGTGGTGACTCCAGGGTCCGAACGAGGCATGAAGATCGTCAGCTGACTCTCCTCTGTGGAGGCTGAGCGCCCTTCCACTTCGGATTCCTCCATGCGCTTGGTCAGCAGTTCCTTGAGCTCTTTTTCATGCAGCAGAATACTCTCCGGAAGTACTAACTTGAAGCGATGAGATCCAAGAAATTCTTGAGCCATTTCGCTCAAGAAATCTTCCTCTGCGTCTTTCTCGCTTTCGTCACTGTCTAATACTGATGTGAGTTTCTTCGCTAACGTGAGGAGGTTGACTCCCAGCTTTTCGTCTCCGAGGTGCTTGAGACTCGTCTTAAAAGCTGTCATGCCTCCGGCCTTCAGCAACTCAGGGTAAGTGGGATTCTGCTTGCCAGTACATGCTAGAATTAATGTCTTTATTATAGGTATCACATTATCTCTACTGATGATGACGTCCTTGTCATCGTGAAGGGATCCAGGAACATTTTTTTGGAAATCCTCCTCCGTGGGAAGCTCAGTGTCGTTGCCATTATACGTCTCGTAGTCCTCGTAGACATATTCTTCATTATAATAATATCCAGGGTATTCAGTATAGTCATGATCATCTACATATTCTTCGTCATACACGTCTGCTTCTGAACTGTCGTCCTCGGGCGTGGAATGGTCATCTGACCAGTTAGAAGGGACCTCTTCAACCACAGCTGGAATTTCCATTTGCCTAATCGACGCACTCGGTAGCACAGGGACCTCATTCGGCTCCTCGACTTCGGCAGGAGGCTCGATGGTTGAGGATGATGTCAATGGAGAACTGGAGGAAGGAGTTGGTGTAAGAGTTGAACTGACGGTGGTTTCAGGAGGCTGCTCGGTGGTGGTGGACGACACGCCAATCACCAGCACAGTGATCACTAATTGTTTTAACAGCCCCATTTCTGCTGTATTCACTGCTCAGTGCAAAATACAGAGTGGATTAGTATTACATATTTCACTCAGATGGGGGCACTGTAGCACTCTGTTCAGAAACCAAGTTCACTATTCTAGTTAATCTTTCTTCTTATAACGGACGACCAAGAATCCACACCGGCGCAGTAACAGACAACCCGGGGAGAGCGCGTGGCCTTGACAGTGGCGGCGAGCGATCTGACCTAGAGGAGGGCCGCACCAAGGCTCCAGCTCCAGTGGCAGCCATCCAGCTCCCGCGTCTCCTCAACCAATCACATCGCAGGACCCAGATATATTGCAGTAATCTTCACAAACCGAACAGAAAGCACTCCTTCTTACGGTAACAGGCTTCCAATATATTTATTAGTCACCTGATACATGCAATTTACTTCTCAAAGAGGAAGCCTATGCCAGTCTACTATAGcagatgtcagagagagagagagagagagagagagagagagagagagagagagagaatattatactTATAGTTGGCAACGGTGTTCACTCCACCAGGACGCTTTCTCTTCCGGCCGGGCGAGGGACGGCCCTTCACATATCCTACGTGAAGCTCTCACTGTTTGTACACTGACTTCGATAACActaatctttttattattattattattgttattattattattattattattattattattattattattattattattattatcattattattcagtgGAAGACATCTAGTTCAACTCATGACGCCATGGTGCGGAAGGAAGCTTTAACTATCATTCAGTCAGTAAATTTGTAAAACTAATATTATGTGTAGCGAGATCTTCATTATTTGGCTTTTCAGAGCAACTAATATAACTTGCGTAAATATATAAgtgttggggaagagaaaagaacgatGGAACATGAATGAGTGTAGCGTTTTGTCGCTGAGTGGAAGGGGCCCTGGAGGTTGGGTAAGGTCGGCATGCTGTTGTACGACTGCCCTAGATTTGGGCTGGGAGGGGACCCCTCCGCTAGATGAGCTAAGCCTGAACTATAAGGCTCAG
This window encodes:
- the LOC135105951 gene encoding uncharacterized protein LOC135105951, with protein sequence MGLLKQLVITVLVIGVSSTTTEQPPETTVSSTLTPTPSSSSPLTSSSTIEPPAEVEEPNEVPVLPSASIRQMEIPAVVEEVPSNWSDDHSTPEDDSSEADVYDEEYVDDHDYTEYPGYYYNEEYVYEDYETYNGNDTELPTEEDFQKNVPGSLHDDKDVIISRDNVIPIIKTLILACTGKQNPTYPELLKAGGMTAFKTSLKHLGDEKLGVNLLTLAKKLTSVLDSDESEKDAEEDFLSEMAQEFLGSHRFKLVLPESILLHEKELKELLTKRMEESEVEGRSASTEESQLTIFMPRSDPGVTTLFSFSPAWVALFTGLLSLPYFLSEDSPAPVARADRPRHPFRQLRPPSLPPTLQHQRRDLTDGPPQNQPLDEEFLDYKKKYAQWYHQWYLKHKEYYDKNYPFNPQGLAQVGPPPVGPAGHPPVRPAKPRGAPRVPPTPRRKPKPPPQRRRKPAVQNAPPQRGPPKRRRVRPGRLPPQRVPPPARPQVEVPRDTDSSPVNAVTKTHPNTFGTFQSENNHGDSHFRVFHGQEVPIPASVPVPVPVPSKVPSPQPVYIPTTNAPPTTETGFKPIIKPDAPVSGDTPLVRTQTVSESVLVPKQVKPNFRPQKQDDLLVKDKPTPVPKRKPATVPELAPGGFKPIPWLASVSPETTTRKVSSVTSSIFKTTPENIPTEPTTPRPAVFVRTEKSVRVVTSSSVVAPQAHQAPVKQAPKKQSRHQESQSFPHSLQVTASLQAEESKPTAIIEAVPVGPQFLRSHQPAPAAAPGPNVLSRGSIRTNVPTNIRVVDHRRPQGFGLGPKPSEVTVPSTTTTTTTTTASTTQAPSFTSTTVPVFALDPFYGSRLSRIDVIFHQLKVEGEGCREQVVCNIYKNPEAFTPFSDFLSRQLTVTLDELRRPKVSDERILRFFRYLKAARDGQDGGNCLVLYSDCAQDTNTLSHQPILNTYQKVSRLMDVSSS